In Amia ocellicauda isolate fAmiCal2 chromosome 3, fAmiCal2.hap1, whole genome shotgun sequence, the DNA window GGCCCAGCTCCCAGTCCAGCTCTGCCCCAGCCGAAGCTGGTGCCATTCAGCCAGTCTGCCTCAGCCAGCCTGGGTCCACCCCTGGAGTTACCAGGTTATAGAATAGAGAGCTGGgatgtttatataaaaaaaaaactttcaaagAATGAAATGGGGAATTAATGTAGATAACTATTTCAAATTACTTCTTTTTGCAAAGACATTACTACATTACTACTTGTTGAATGTGAGTCAAAATGCACAAAAGTGCCTGCCAAATAAAACAATAGTTACAGTATTACtatcaatattttaaattaaaatactcaTCTCTGATTGGGTTGTCTTGTCCCTGCCCCTCTCCAGAAGGTCGTTTAAGCTGGTCTGTTTTGCTTATGTCCCCCAAATTTTCTGCAATGACTGACGGTTGTTTTCTCAATCAGAGAACATTAAGTCTAAAGTGTTTCAGGACATCAACAAAATATTAATGGATATATTTATTAGCAGTCATGACCATGGTAGTGTAAGAGCAGCAAAGAAGCAAATAACCCAGTTTTGCAATCTTCTTATATTAGAGATGAATACaatcaattatgtttttttattattatgccaGCTTCCATTTAAATGGGAATACAAGATTCTAACGGTCAAGCACATCATTCTGATACAAATTACAGACAGAATTACAGAATATATACTTGTTTGATTAGGGATTACCAAGTACTGGGTTCCTGCGATTTGATTGGTAACACTTGTCTTCTCCCTTTTAGAATGGCATTGTCCACCGAGATCTCAAACTGGAGAATATTCTTCTGGACCAAGACTTCAATGTCAAGGTAAAGAACTACATTTGAAGTTAGTGGTAAGACATTGTAAGAACttctagtattgatcagcaactatattGGACTTATCCAAATGAATTCCTTTTGGCTCACATGAATACAAAACATGGGAGATAGGCTTTGTAGTAGTTTTTGGTggccaaacattaaaaaaaaaagatattgagACACAATGCTTAAATGCACTAATTAAATTACTAATTTGCAAATTGATTATGTTGGCCCCCTGCCCTCCTCAAAACGAGGATACAGGTACATTCTTTAGTGATAGACACCTTCAAAGTGCGTCGAAGCCTTTCCAATTAAATCAGACACACTGCTAAAGTCCTATGGGAACAAGTCTATTGTAGATGGGGACTTCCCAAAACTTTGGAAAGTGACAGAGGAACTAATTTCACTGGAGACATTAAAAGAGCTGTCACATATACGTATtaggaattaaacaaattaatttagatAAGTCCAATATAGTCAATACTAATACTCACTGAACTAAAATTATAGTACAAGTACGCTCCCCCTGGTTAAAGTATTCTATAAAGAGAGCAATTCATTATTAAGTCAGGatgaacattttaaatggtCTGTGATGTTGTTgacaatttaataattaaatttgCATTGTCACAGagttcaaaacaaaaaacaactgaatgttaaaacaaactaaaaaacaaataattagtcTTCACAGTAATACATGTGAGCGAGGGCAGATTAAATTGTGCGAAGAATAGAGCAAGCCATCGGCAAAGTTCAAAAAATATTGTGCCAGTTCTTTAAAAAGAACCTCTTGCCCATTCCTTTCCTTTTATGGAAGGTGTGTGAAGCTCAGGGGAATGCAGAGAATTTCAAGGATTCAAATTGTACCTACATCTACATGAAACATCAAAAGAGCCTTGATGCTTTGGACCCTTACCTAATATAAAGTTACACCACAACCATAAAAACAAAGGGAATTATACAGCTAGAAACTATTACCGATAAGATGAATAACATcttacagaaaaataaagaatctGAAAAATCTTCTGCATAAAGAACACAAATCCTGGACAACATTAAACTGTAAGGACATCTCACTTGGCAAGACTCAGTTGCACAAAACCTTCCTAATAATTTAATATTGCAACAgaaaaaattacagttttaagaaGGAAACGAATCATTAGTGCCCAGAGATTTATTTCATAATTTCAATTTAATATGGGGGTTTTCATTTATGATTCTCCTTAAAGTGGAAAATTGCCTCCTCTCTCACCACATTAAACTTCTGGCTTGAAGttaataatcaattaaaaagGAATGTAAACTAATGAGTCTACAGAGAGGAAatattttgtgtctgtgtgtgtctgcatgcttGTTTGTGCACCAAAAGAGGTGGGATCTGGAGAGTATTGGACTGGTGCATACAGGAAGCACTTGATCATTGTTATGATAATCCTCCTAAGAAGGGTTGTTGCCCAGAGTCCTACTTCTCTGAGGGTATGTGTGGCATGTGTGCAATTGTTTTGGCTGTCAGGAATCGCTATAAGACTTATTTTCAGAGAACGAGCTTAATGACCACATAAAATATACAGCCGGCTGCCTCAGTGTTATTGGAGCCAGGGATAATTTAATAATCTCCCCTAGATCGAGTGTCCTCCTGTGCTCTGGTTTAACTCACTGGCCGCGGTCAGAGCGCCCCACCACGCTAACATACAGTGAATCACGCACACAAGGGTTAGGCCCTCCTCGTGGACCTTCTGCACGGAAGGGTACATTGCAGTACTGGCCTGGGAAAGCAAACTCAGACTCCTTGAGTGTGACAACCTGCTCATGCTCTTTCAGACAGATCATTCAGTCCAACTTTCCCAATTTGCCCGTTGCTCCGGTTACCACTTAAACAACTGCCCTGTCGCAGAGTACAACACAAATTGCACTATTctgaaaaacatgtataaatcgGGCCCTTTCAAATTTATGCCATGTAGTTTAAGCCATTAAGCTATTTTGAGATGCCAAATATGTCACAATCCTGCAGCATCTGGTTAACATCTGTCTGATCTTTCCCAGTGCCTACTTAGGCTGTTTGTACTGTGCCTGCATTACTCGGCTATCAGTCCTACATCAGTGCAACTGATCTGTTTTGGTAAAGTACTGCGATTTGAATATGGAGTTCATTCCTTCGCGATACGTGTTGCAGGCAGCAGTACGTTGAAATAACAGAgccttaaaatgaaaatgagtcCTAACATGAAACACACAAAGAAGACAGGATATAACAGACAACACACTGCTTTCTGTTCTGTGTTCAGTCTTCATCTTGATCTGCATTCAAGCAAAAGGGCCTTTTCAAATCAGTCTATATACATTTCAGAGCTCATTTCAAGGTATCAGTTCATTCTGAGTGTTTTTCATTTCCTAAAGCTGGCAGATTTTGGGCTATCGAACCAGTACCAGAAGGGCCAAATGCTGCAGACATACTGTGGGAGCCCCCTGTACGCATCGCCAGAGATTGTCAATGGACTTCCCTACCAAGGCCCAGAGGTGAGCAGTGTGCAATGTGCATCAGATCAGAGGGGAACAGCTTCCTCCAGATCAGAGGGCAGTCCCACTTCAGCTATGGTGTTAATGGGCACCAAGTTGCACATATTGCCATCCATTCAAAGCTATACTGCTATTCCCCTCAGATTTCCACTTAAATTGTTGTCATACTTAACTAACTGCTCTGATCTTTAAGTATTTATATCTCAAAAACTGTGAACTACAAAGCCAAACAGTGGTACACCACTGGTTGCAAGTAAATCGAACAATCGAACGACACAGTAAGGTAACAGTTAAAAAACGCTACATTGAAAAGGAATGGCTTTTTGAAATGGTACAATCAACTAGGATGTGATATTATGTCAGACATGTGTTCTTgaggtaaacagaagtattGATCCCTGAAATTAAATACAGGTTTGGCTCTGATGTTAATGGAGGTAATAAACTTAATTACAGACCTATACTTTTGGTGATAGAAAGATGTGGTCTGTAAACATTCAGGATTTTTCTTCATCGCAAAAGTTTCATATGATTTCTGCGTTTTACATTCTCTCTCTATAGCAAGGCGCAATTGAAAGCCAATGTCCTCATAGAGGCCGCTGGGTCCGGCACTCTAGTCAGATTGGACAGACCAAAAAATGCAAACCAATTCCAGCATGAGGTTGCCAAGCATGTAATAACACAGAGTTATTACTGTGTCTTAGTATTAAGATAATTGCTCTGAAACTGACCAGATACAACATATCCTGGAAGGGGAAGGGGGATGGGGAGTGGGGAGAGGCAGATCTATTGTAACACTGAAGAGAAGGCACGTGCAGCTCTTAAGAGTCCACTCTTCACCACACTCTGGGAATCATCCTTTTCAAAGTACTACTTTATCTCCTCTCCAGTTGTTTTGCAATTTAATGTATGATTTCTTACACAATATATGCAAGTATGGGTTCCGAGtgactctgtgctctgctgCCGCTTTTGCATAGAAGGCATTTTAATTCAACTgtttaagtcaccctggataagggcgtctgcaaagaaatgaataataataataataataataataataataatctgaaccTGTCCGGCTGAAGGAGAGAAAGAGTCCAGTGGAAGAATGGCTGTTTACTTTGAAAGACACTGGTAAAGCCACGGCTTAGGTCAGTTAGTCTTCGTTGTCCAATTCCAAGTACTTACCCCCTGCCCTCCCAGTCCCTGGGTACTcattccccttcctccagaCTGTCATAATGTACTCACCCTGAGGAGTGCATCTCTGACACTGTGTTGGGCATTGGTGATACCTCTGCAGGTGCCATCAGTCAGCTCATTTTCACAGAGCAAGCTCTACTTTCACCCATCAAATTTGGGGTTGCCATAATACATTGGTGTGTATCCGAAGTCCTGATGCTGGATACAGAGAAGAGATGGGTCCTGAGGGTGGGGTGGTATTGGAGAGACAGACAAGTTCTAGTTAGAGCTTGCCTAAGGCTGTTTTACTATGATTTTAAACCAGTACAGTAAATACTTCTGTCTACAAAAGAGCATATTGCATTTAATATATGTCACGATATCCAAGTTTCACTCTTCACCTTCCGTTACTCTTAAAACTGTCAGTATCACAAAAATTAAGACCTACAACACTGAATATTATAACGATAGCACCACACAATATCATACACTGTTAGGGTTTTCAGGATCTCTAGTAATATAAGTAAAATCGGTAGAATAACTGCGAACAGGAACACTGCAGGGAAGAGTGCAATGATCAGTGCGGTATTGTCAGCGTAGGACAACGTTTCAGTCAACCAAGATGCAACAGTGATCTAAAGGAAAATGTAATCAGCAGATGGAAGCTTGTCCTTGACTCTGTTATAAGGCATGCAATTAAAATCTGCTGAAATCCACCAAGAATAATCTGTTGGCTTTTAGTTCCCCATTCCAAATACAGTAATAAGGTACTCATGATCAAGTTATTTGAGATTGTACCACGTTTATGTTGTAGACCACCCACGGCTGGCTCCTATCCTTAGCATGTTCTGGGAAAAAAATTACAACTCTTTTCTGCATTTTTGTACAGCATTTACATCTAGGACTTCCTTGTAAAACAGAAGGGCTGAAACCAGCTGAGAGGTAGCATTTCACAGGACCTCCGTTAGTCATCAAAAAGCTACAGAGTAAGACAGCTGTGGATCCAAAGGGTTTTTCTTACCAATGCAAATGCACTGCTGTAAAAGGCTCAGATtttgagaaaatacaaatagctCCTTTCAGTGCTAACTGTAAACAATTCCCCCCTCATTTATGTCATGATTCTCCACAAAAGAATGAAAAGGATCATGGGAATTAAAGattctttcaaaataaattactcATGCCTAATTATGTGTAACCTGAGCTCAAATGGAAGCCATGCAAGCCAAGAAAAATTCCCTTAATCCGCGTCAATACGGTAGGCATTAGCTCCTCTTGTTCCTGCGTCTCAGAGCGAGCGGTGGGGGTCCTTCTGTTTGCTTTGGAGTGCAGCAACGCTCCCCGTTAATGCGCATTAATTCCATTTTCTGCAGACTTGACAAACCCAATGGACATTAGTCTAAAACCTTTCTTTTTAATCAATTAGCTAtttggcattttatttttttccccttctcccTTAGTGAAACATGTTTTCATAGCTCTTTTTAAGAGGATTTACAATGGTCTTGTCTTTCCTTTGCAGataattttttaatatatttaatatatacacacacacactttcattcTCTGTCTCTATATAAATTATGTTTGCCGAAGAAGATTATGGAGTTGGCTGTTCGGCTTTGAAAAACAGACCTCATCCCTCCCCAGGACAGTGCTTTGAAGCacattaaatgaatacattcacaGACAGCACCCCCCACCGTCACCACACACAATGGCTTGCGATCAGTGCTTatgctgaaaagaaaaagaaaaaatctgcTTTGGCATTTAGTCTTTGCTCTCTGCTCTGACAAGAGGAATAGATAATACAGGGTTTTAAATGAAAGGGAGCATCTGAAACAGATCTTCATAGATACAGTAAATCAATGGGAGAAATCGTAATTTACATTGAAAtgcacacaagaaaaaaaacagagatTTGTGCATCTTTAGTTTTTCCATTAATGTGAATGTGCTTCCTATTTGAAGCAAGGCTGTTAATCTACATTTAATTGACTAAACGTTTAAACACAGAGCTTTCCGTTCATTAAACCGCtgaaaggggtacacattgtaTTTGTTCAGTAACTTCACTTGTGTATATTCTGCATTACCACCCATTTTAATCCGTTTGGTATTTTAAGCGTTTAAGTCACACAAACAATAAtcatatatatgaaaatataataaaaactgaTCTTATCTTTGTCTTTTGCCCTTTTTAactttttacattaaaatgcaGTACTCAAGCTGCAAATCAGTTTCTTCAGTCCAAAATCAAAACGTGTCCACTTTTTAGGTTTTACTACAAGAAAACAGATTTGTTCGACACTATCTTTAACCAGGGAACTTGTCAGCCTTGTCAGGATATTCCCAGCcattggagaaagaaaaaaaaaaaaagtctctcaACTGGTACTGAAGCAGCTGACACAGTTGTTTCCGTTATTTACATCCAAATTTTGCTAGTCGCAGGTATTTTTGATCATTCACTACCACCACTTCAAAATTCAAATCATGTTCACGGGTACTGCTCAAATGCACTTTCATTTATATTTGATGCCGGTGGACACACTTTCAAGTTGAGCAGGGATATCTTTATATTTAGACCTGTCGTTcatacatgtttcattacagtttaattaaatggaaaaactACTGGAAGTCACAGATATAGAAAAATACctaatgtatattatatatagactTAATATatctattgttttgtttaaggtgGACTGCTGGGCTCTGGGCGTGTTGCTTTACACCATAGTGTACGGAAGCATGCCTTTCGACAGTGCTAACTACAAGACTCTGACCCAGCAAATCAGCCAGGCTAAATACAGGAAACCACAGCACCCCTCAGGTATGTCTATCATATCAACACTGTGACCCTGAAagaccccctccccctctcacaGCCCATACAAAAGCCCATGGCTGCTTAGGATTGTATTCCAGTCTTTCTGTGCTCATGTGGGTGTTATTTTTAAGATTAATGCTCACGCTAAGCCACCCAGAAAGGCTCTCATTTGTTACATGAAGCTAAacaacattgtatttttaacaaCTTTCAAAGTGGTTTCAATTTTTAATAAAGCAACTTCAAAAGTAAAGGGATAGAAGATAATGACACCCAGAACTTTTTTCTGTAGCCCCCTCCAGGAATAATTGGTATTAATGCAGGAGGGTGTATTAACAGGCTACTCTCAGTCATTGATACACAAATAGTATCCAACGtagaatatactgtatattctgAATGACACAATGTGCAAAGTCTGCACATCCCCTGACCCTGGGATTTGACCTTCTCAATTTTAAACCTGTCTCTGTTATGACTGACAGATGCCTGTGCGCTGATTGACTGGATGCTGACTGTGAATGTGGAGGAGCGAGCGACTGTAGAAGATATCGCCAACCACTGGTGGGTAAACTGGGGCTTTGAGGAGTCAGTGTGCGACTGTGAATCCGGCCAGGACTGCCCTTCACCTTTACTGGCCCGATACATCGACTGGCAGAACAGATGCAGTACCAGCGAGAGCCAGGGTTCTCCAGATCTTCATCTTCATTTCAGCTTCCCTCTGAAGCCCAGCACTCAAGGGACTCAGGGGCCCATGTGCCTGAAGAAATCGAAAAAGGAGAACGACATTTCTCAGCCTGCTACGTTCATTCCAAAAGGGGACATAAAGCCAAAGGGCATCCTAAAGACCAGAAGCAGCTTCAATTCTGCTTTCCTCCCTCAGAGTATAGGGGATGGACTTTCACAGCTCACTATCCCAAGACACAGACGTCAAGCATCGCTGCTTCCTCCCAGCCCTAAGACCCTGCCTACATCTTGTCAGCCCACGTCTAAAATGCCAAAGAAGGGGATCCTAAAGAACCTGCACCAGAGGGAGTCGGGGTACTCCTCTTCCCCAGAGAGGGCAGACTCGGCGGAGGGGCCTGCAGCTGGTGACATACAGCGTGGAGGGGAGGAGTGCCAGGCAGGAGGGGGAGTAGTCAGGCGGAAGAAAGGGATTCTGAAGAAGAACGGAAAGTTTTCTGCCAGCTTGGACCTGCCTGACATCCGTGACACCCTGCCGTCCCCTGAGCCCCTCCAGCAGCCTCTGATGTTCTCCAGCAGGGTCGGTGGATGCGAGACTCCCTCCCAGGATGACTcgaggcagcagcagcaggcatcAGCCCACAGCCGGCCCCCAAGCGTGATCAGCGATGACAGCCTGCTCTCCAGCGACTCTTTCGACCTCCTGGACTTGGCTGCCCAAACCAAAAGGCGCCTCTTCGCACAGAGCAGCCATCACAGCCTTTACAGCTCCGAGGAAGAGCTGGAAGACTTAGGGGACAGAGGCAAGAGGAGGGAGGGTAGGGTGGAGGTGGAGATCTCACCAGAGCAGAGGAAGGAACTCTTCCAGCAAGCTCAGGAGATCTGCGGACAATTGTAGTGTCGGACACCTGAGCACACCTGGAATGGGGTTGAAGGAGGACTGGCTTGGCCAAAGGGTGTGTGAAGAGACGTGTTGTTCATTTAAGATTTGGAAAATGTTGGAGCCTTTACACACATAAAATTGACAGAAGACTAGCAGTCAGTCTGTGGCACATCTTGAGCTGTAAGGACTTGAAATACAAGAGCTCATTACTATTTTTTTAGGTACAATTTACCAATTTACTGGCAGGGTAAGAAATCCTGACTTAACCAAGAATAGCACTTgccaatatttatttgtatttgttttgtctaCAGTGTAACTGAGAGCAGCATTGTACCAATGTAAATAATCTTACAAGTGACTTGAATACACCGTTCAGGATGGCATGTTGTTTACACTGTTCTGTGCTGCAGTTTAAAGTTTAGATTGTGTGCACTGCCTAAAAATGATCTCATTACAAGGCTGGGATCAGTTTGTATTAGTGCAGATCAACCTCCCATGTGGCTTGATACAAACACTGGAAGATACAGTGAAGAAGTTCTCATGTAAAATAACCCACACTGAATAATACGAGGATTATGGCACTTTTCTCACAATTTTTGAATCTATTTTTACCATCTATGCTTCTTTTTCCAGTTATAGTCCTGTGGTATTCACTTGGAGAGGAGACCAAAAGTGACTTATAAACAAActctataaaaaaagaaatgtgcaaAGAGGAAGGTtatatgatgattattaatttatttggatAATCTACAGTATCTGTGACATTTTAGCATTGGTTCTTAAGCATGCAAGAGTCATGAAATGGAATCACAGAAGTTCTGCATGCCAATTGGTGCTTCCTGAGGTAGTAAACAAATCTTTCCCTTGCCCCTTGGTTTATGCCAgtcaccaacaccaacaccttTCAATTTACCAACTTGTCAAAGAAATCCCTAATTTGTGAAGGATATTTGCCTCTGTGGGTTTAAAGTTATAAGGGTTtgatacatttatgtatttatttttttactgaaaacaacaacacaaacaagacGTATTGCTTCAGATGACAGTAACAAAAGACTTGAGAACTATACCGTGATGACAACATGACTGAAGGGTATTAGGCCTAATATGGGAGGGCAACGATGATTACGAacagtgttaatgtgtatattttgttttgttacaaataaatattttatttcagtgtttgGTACTGTAGATTGGTgaaacaataaagaaaacatgtttgttaaACTTTCTACTGTAAAAGTCAATAACTGAGgagctgtttttttgttcatgCAGGATTAATGTGGGATTACTGTCAAGGAGCTGAAGTCATTTTAACACCacagaaatgtgtttataacaatGGGTTTTATTCCAAGCATCTAAAGAAACCATAGTCTGGAAACTCAGTTCTTGTTACAAtaatctgtcagtctgtcaaACATACTTTACTTGCTGGACAGAAGACCGTATGTTTTTCAAGATGGGAGATGGCTGattcattgttttcattaacCAGTATATCTCAGATAGATGCACAGCGCTGAAAATTGTTCTTAATCCAAACCAACCAAGCAAACGTTTGACAAGACAGCTCAGaagtataatttatatatttgttcatGTCATTCTGAACAGGCAGACAGATTTTGTTTGCTCAGCATAAAGCAAGCAActcaaatacatttgaaatttcTAGAATTTACATTTAGAAGAGAGACAAGTGGGTTGGTTCAAAACTGAAGCTCTCACCATCAGAAGGAAACAACAATATAATGTACtttgtttcaaaatataattttatccTATTCAGCACATAACTCCTTGGTGCTTACATCTTCAAAATCAAAACCAATCAAGAATCCAATCTGGAGAACAATTCCAACAAAGAGTATAGCAAAAAAACATATCACAGCTACAACATGTGGTGTTTTTAGCTGTTCAGGCAATATCTCCAATTACAaattcacaaataaataatccagTGGATCCTACCTTTGGTGCAGCTCTTCAGTCCATGTCCATGATCTGGTGTGTGGCCATCATTTCACCTGGGATCAAAATCATCCTACCTGGTGATAAAACAGATTGCAACTTGGGTTTGAACAGAAATATTGCTAAAGGTACACACAAATCATGTTAAACTAAATGCAAGAGATAGGCCATTTATTTACCCCTTTGGCCCTCATTAATTTAGGCTTACTTGACACTTATAAACAGCACTCTAGTTACTGGTAAACATAGGATAATTTAAATAGGATCCTTCTCCTGAGCCTTTGTTCATTCATGTGGGTTGTgaatttgtttctttatatattatttaatatttttttattatacagaGAAATCCATCTTTGGGTAGGTTAGTGTGATAAGAAATTGATCATGGTATTTTCTGTCTATAGATATATTTTACCATATTAACAAAACATGTCAAATGCTTTTAAATGGAGTCGAGCTTTGATCATAGCAAGGATCAATATCTAAAAAAGCATTACCTAACTTGGAAATGCATAAGTCCTTTACATACAGTTTCCAGTTAGCATCAGGTATTATGAATAAACTAGGGAGTATATTTAAACTACATCTGAAACAGTATATAAATAACTCCctgtcaaattaaaaaacactgcATTTTAGGTACATACTTTTAAAAGGCTGGTCTTAATTTTAACCTTAGCTTGAGATAAATTATTAATTGTGCATCCTTGCTCTGTATCAACCTTAAATAAAAGCTTAACTGACTGGACAACCCACTGTCCTTAGAGTTGTGCATCACTGCTTAGTGATGAGAGTGAAAGTGGTCAAAATAACTGTTGAATTCAGTATTTGTGTACGttagtaattgagaatcttttaaactagggaccaggggggcagggagctctgacaataggagatgttccactacggaaataaaacaaagggaaactgctagtaggaaagtcctgacatgtttgtacctcaatgccaggagtataaggaacaagatgttagacctagaagccacagtgctggcgtgtgactatgatgttgtaggagtgacagaaacatggcttacagaaaatgatggggatgaatacaagttgaaaggatacacacagtttaggagagacaggcaaaatcgaagaggtggcgTGGtaacattatatgtcagaaatgacattcaggcagaagaactcaaattagatcccagtaacaaaacagaatctttgtgggttaaacctttgaataaaagatccggaggattagtggtactgtgtgttacagaccacccaattcagcaagatgttgcattgtacagtgtaatcaggactacatgtagcaaggatgtggctgttaaaattgaggatttcaatttcccaaacccAAGTCCAGTTgtgactacagaagcagaaatagaaatggttgagatggtaaatgactgctttctaactcaatttgtcagggaaccaaccagagagagtgcatgcattgacttgatcttttcaaattaccaagatagagtcagagggacactagttagagaaccaattgcaaactgtgatcacaatatggcattctttcaaaaaacaaggatcaagtctaaaacaatgatctacaattttagaaaagcaaaccttgaaggtatgaggtggcacatAGAAGAGtaagactggagcacactggatacagattcagttgaaaacggatggttatattttaagaatatactactttagGCCCAGGAAAaatctgtaccaaaacttagcaaattgaggaccaaaaaacattggccaaaatggtttaatagaagtatgcaaaaaaaatatcaagagaaagaaaatgttgtatagcacatacaa includes these proteins:
- the LOC136737483 gene encoding NUAK family SNF1-like kinase 1, with the protein product MGRREGGDSSMSASRGTGPWSLQGVASSDEGSALDRHGDPDPERAAASRSPAESPRPSAVVKKHQHKHNLKHRYEVLETLGKGTYGKVKKAVERRSGRTVAIKSIRKEHITDDLDKVHIQREIEIISSLKHPNIIRIHEVFESRDKIVIVMEYASSGELYDYVSDQQKLNETEARHIFRQITSAVHYCHKNGIVHRDLKLENILLDQDFNVKLADFGLSNQYQKGQMLQTYCGSPLYASPEIVNGLPYQGPEVDCWALGVLLYTIVYGSMPFDSANYKTLTQQISQAKYRKPQHPSDACALIDWMLTVNVEERATVEDIANHWWVNWGFEESVCDCESGQDCPSPLLARYIDWQNRCSTSESQGSPDLHLHFSFPLKPSTQGTQGPMCLKKSKKENDISQPATFIPKGDIKPKGILKTRSSFNSAFLPQSIGDGLSQLTIPRHRRQASLLPPSPKTLPTSCQPTSKMPKKGILKNLHQRESGYSSSPERADSAEGPAAGDIQRGGEECQAGGGVVRRKKGILKKNGKFSASLDLPDIRDTLPSPEPLQQPLMFSSRVGGCETPSQDDSRQQQQASAHSRPPSVISDDSLLSSDSFDLLDLAAQTKRRLFAQSSHHSLYSSEEELEDLGDRGKRREGRVEVEISPEQRKELFQQAQEICGQL